One window of the Dreissena polymorpha isolate Duluth1 chromosome 5, UMN_Dpol_1.0, whole genome shotgun sequence genome contains the following:
- the LOC127881873 gene encoding uncharacterized protein LOC127881873 — protein sequence MMFKLLGIAACLVVAQAAHLKWSDCGTGRTALTVHDIDIRPNPVVFPGEMHFDINMTVNLKIDLLFVDIELHKITSFGEATIPCIGDTNIGTCKNIDACSILPRIRNGSSVVSTDLGLQIDKLLLTALGHQGTCPIQPETIILHNERIQLQPIPGALAAIASGDYRVTMKIKDDPTSDDNIGCMTLEAGVRRKDDPIVGR from the exons ATGATGTTTAAGCTTTTGGGTATCGCGGCGTGTCTCGTTGTTGCTCAGGCGGCGCATTTGAAATGGAGTGACTGTG GCACGGGAAGAACGGCGCTCACGGTTCACGACATCGACATCCGGCCGAACCCGGTGGTGTTTCCGGGTGAAATGCATTTTGACATTAATATGACGGTGAATCTGAAAATTGACTTGCTCTTCGTCGACATTGAGCTCCATAAGATCACGTCCTTCGGTGAGGCCACGATTCCCTGCATCGGGGACACAAACATCGGAACATG CAAAAACATCGACGCGTGCAGTATCTTGCCAAGAATCCGCAACGGTTCCTCAGTGGTGTCAACCGACTTGGGGCTGCAGATCGACAAGCTTCTCCTTACTGCGCTCGGTCACCAAGGCACCTGCCCAATCCAACCAGAAACCATTATCCTGCACAACGAGCGCATCCAACTGCAGCCGATACCAGGCGCTCTTGCGGCCATTGCCAGC GGAGACTACAGGGTAACGATGAAGATCAAGGACGACCCCACGTCAGACGACAATATTGGATGTATGACCCTAGAGGCGGGAGTCAGGCGGAAGGATGATCCAATTGTGGGACGCTAG